From the Brevibacillus choshinensis genome, one window contains:
- a CDS encoding ABC transporter permease, with product MKVEYATPTNQAIPPKTAAARPGRWRTFYRKLRKNKLAMVGGFIVVFYIAIALLAPLIATHDPYEIDLVGKLKPPSAEHWMGTDDKGRDVMSRLLYGTRLSMSVGFVAVFIGAFFGIILGLLSGYYGKWVDTVISRVIDVLLAFPGILLSLAIVSALGPSLFNVMIAVGVFSIPVFARIVRGSTLTVKKLEYIDAIRSLGASDFTIIFKHIFPNILSPIIVQATMRLATAILSAAGLSFLGLGAQPPLPEWGAMLSNGRDFLFTAPYLAMFPGLAISTLVLGFNIFGDGLRDALDPRMKQ from the coding sequence ATGAAGGTTGAGTATGCTACACCAACCAATCAAGCTATTCCACCCAAAACTGCGGCTGCACGCCCAGGCAGGTGGCGAACTTTTTACCGCAAGCTACGCAAAAATAAACTTGCCATGGTCGGCGGCTTCATCGTCGTGTTCTACATCGCGATCGCCTTACTGGCACCACTGATCGCCACACACGATCCGTACGAAATTGATCTGGTGGGCAAGCTCAAGCCACCCTCAGCCGAGCACTGGATGGGAACTGATGACAAAGGCCGCGATGTGATGAGTCGCTTGTTGTACGGGACACGCTTGTCCATGTCCGTCGGTTTTGTTGCCGTCTTTATCGGAGCGTTTTTTGGAATCATTCTTGGTTTGTTGTCCGGCTATTACGGCAAATGGGTAGATACCGTAATCTCCCGTGTCATTGATGTTCTACTGGCGTTCCCCGGTATCCTGCTTTCGCTTGCCATTGTGAGCGCACTCGGTCCGAGCCTGTTCAACGTTATGATCGCCGTCGGTGTGTTTTCGATCCCCGTGTTCGCTCGGATCGTTCGTGGTTCGACCTTGACTGTGAAAAAATTGGAGTACATTGATGCGATCCGTTCGCTCGGAGCCAGCGATTTTACCATCATCTTTAAACATATTTTTCCAAACATTCTGTCACCGATCATCGTGCAGGCTACTATGCGCTTGGCGACAGCGATCCTATCAGCAGCCGGTCTATCCTTCCTCGGCTTGGGCGCTCAGCCTCCTTTGCCGGAATGGGGCGCAATGCTGAGTAATGGACGGGACTTTTTGTTCACGGCTCCGTACCTCGCCATGTTCCCTGGACTCGCCATTTCGACGCTCGTTCTCGGCTTCAACATCTTCGGAGACGGCCTGCGGGACGCTCTCGACCCACGGATGAAACAATAG
- a CDS encoding TetR/AcrR family transcriptional regulator produces MTKITEHIDGRNLRSINTRKRLLAAGHDIFIEYGFQKATISQIIKKAKTGYGTAYVHFSGKDDLLIVLMEDVMNRFYEIAKMSFEPTSKQEAIDMITMQTRLFLENAINEQAIMQVFVEAIRHSDKVQEKWSEIRESFVEQIAKDVAYAQTNGLARTDLDNYLVARNWFSLNETHLWDIVNHTHKHTVSEIVHNITALYTGGLYY; encoded by the coding sequence GTGACGAAGATCACCGAACATATAGACGGTAGAAATCTACGCTCGATCAATACCCGTAAACGATTACTTGCTGCCGGTCACGATATATTTATTGAATATGGATTTCAAAAAGCAACCATCTCCCAAATCATCAAAAAAGCAAAAACCGGCTATGGTACGGCATATGTTCATTTCAGCGGGAAGGACGACTTGTTAATCGTGCTGATGGAAGATGTCATGAATCGCTTTTATGAGATTGCGAAAATGAGCTTTGAACCAACATCCAAACAAGAAGCCATCGACATGATTACGATGCAAACGCGTTTATTCCTGGAAAACGCTATCAACGAACAAGCGATCATGCAAGTATTTGTGGAAGCCATTCGCCATTCGGATAAGGTACAGGAGAAGTGGAGCGAAATCAGAGAAAGCTTCGTGGAACAAATTGCAAAGGATGTCGCCTACGCCCAAACGAACGGACTAGCCCGGACAGATTTGGATAACTATTTGGTCGCGAGAAACTGGTTTTCGCTCAATGAAACGCATTTATGGGATATTGTGAACCATACCCATAAACACACAGTAAGCGAAATTGTTCATAATATTACGGCGCTTTATACGGGGGGACTGTATTATTAG
- a CDS encoding amidohydrolase family protein, whose amino-acid sequence MSTGYWITNVRLESGYRKENDKVVATQTEVAHLLIEDGRIARIEYGAQVPQTDLPKQDAAGLLALPSFRDMHIHIDKTYYGGPWKAVTPIKTILDRLAEEANLMTKLLPTAQERAEKMLALLLSSGTTHVRSHCNIDPYIGLKNLEATLAAIETFREKLSVEVVAFPQQGLLRSNQVENIREALKMGATYVGGVDPATVDQNIEKSLATVFELAVEADAPIDLHLHDPDHLGIFTFKRLAKMTEDAGWKGRVTISHANSLADISLEEAADVAEMLAAQGISITSTVPVVKPTIPIPLLHEKGVSVSLGDDSITDHWSPFGQGDSLEKAGRLAERFRKQDELSLSQALGFITGGKTPLDKEGNRQWPNVGDEADIVFLHAASAGEAVARRSKRQAVMFKGKVVHGSL is encoded by the coding sequence ATGTCTACAGGCTATTGGATCACCAACGTTCGCTTGGAGAGCGGGTATCGCAAGGAAAATGATAAGGTCGTTGCCACGCAGACTGAGGTAGCGCATCTTTTGATAGAGGACGGACGAATCGCACGAATCGAATACGGCGCACAAGTGCCGCAGACCGACCTTCCCAAACAGGACGCGGCTGGACTTTTGGCATTGCCGTCTTTTCGGGATATGCACATCCACATCGACAAGACGTATTACGGCGGCCCTTGGAAAGCAGTCACGCCAATCAAGACCATTTTGGATCGACTGGCGGAAGAAGCAAATCTCATGACCAAACTGTTGCCGACGGCACAAGAGCGCGCGGAAAAGATGCTAGCCCTCTTGCTCTCCTCAGGTACGACTCATGTGCGGTCTCATTGCAACATCGATCCGTATATCGGACTGAAAAATTTGGAGGCGACCCTGGCTGCCATCGAGACATTCCGCGAAAAGCTGAGCGTCGAAGTGGTCGCATTTCCTCAGCAAGGCCTGTTGCGCAGCAATCAGGTGGAAAATATTCGTGAGGCGTTGAAAATGGGTGCGACCTACGTGGGTGGTGTCGACCCGGCTACTGTGGATCAGAACATCGAAAAGTCGCTGGCTACCGTTTTTGAACTGGCAGTCGAAGCGGACGCACCGATCGACCTGCATCTGCACGATCCGGATCACTTGGGGATTTTTACCTTCAAGCGACTGGCGAAAATGACGGAGGATGCAGGCTGGAAAGGCAGAGTCACCATTAGCCACGCCAATTCGCTGGCAGACATCAGTCTGGAAGAAGCAGCAGATGTAGCCGAGATGCTTGCAGCGCAAGGTATCTCCATCACGAGCACAGTTCCGGTCGTCAAGCCGACGATTCCAATTCCATTGCTGCATGAAAAAGGCGTATCCGTCTCCCTTGGAGATGACAGCATTACCGATCACTGGTCGCCATTTGGCCAAGGAGACAGCTTGGAGAAAGCGGGACGCCTCGCCGAGCGGTTCCGCAAGCAGGACGAACTCTCCCTCTCCCAAGCGCTCGGTTTCATCACGGGTGGCAAGACACCGCTGGACAAAGAAGGCAACCGCCAATGGCCAAACGTCGGCGACGAAGCAGACATCGTCTTCCTCCACGCTGCATCCGCGGGTGAAGCCGTGGCTCGCCGCTCCAAACGTCAAGCGGTTATGTTTAAAGGCAAGGTCGTGCACGGTTCCTTGTAA
- a CDS encoding amidohydrolase, translated as MGITYWLTNVRLETGYRRDNGVVSGTEASLFHILIKDGKFARIAPATEVLQDGIQQRDARGLLAIPSFVEKHVHLDKTLLGEEWRAVIPVSNIIERCEIEKRVLPGLPTTTKERAENLLAVLLSYGSTHVRTHVDIYPEAGISNLEEVKKALTTYQNLVSHEIVAFPQHGLLRTGAKGLLREALAQGATHVGGVDPAMVDGDIEESLHQMMELAVEANAGVDLHLHDPGHLGTFTMKRLAAMTIDAGWQGRVAISHAFALGDIPAPEAEEMATILREAGITIITSVPYSRVIPPVPLLHQNGVDVAVGCDNIFDTWQPYGNGDVLERLWRLAERSRWLDELSLSQSLRFITGGKTTLDVNGTQLWPAVGTDASLVLVEASCTAEAVARRADRKAVFFRGNLAAGKLEEVIAEEA; from the coding sequence ATGGGCATTACCTATTGGTTGACCAATGTTCGTTTGGAGACGGGCTATCGCCGAGATAACGGTGTCGTCAGCGGGACGGAAGCCTCATTGTTTCACATCTTGATAAAAGACGGAAAATTTGCGCGGATTGCTCCGGCAACAGAAGTGCTACAGGATGGTATCCAACAAAGGGATGCTCGTGGATTGCTCGCAATCCCGTCTTTTGTGGAAAAACACGTGCATCTGGACAAGACCTTGCTGGGCGAGGAGTGGCGGGCAGTCATTCCGGTCTCCAACATCATTGAACGCTGCGAGATCGAAAAGCGCGTGCTGCCAGGACTGCCGACGACGACGAAGGAACGTGCAGAGAATTTGCTCGCGGTACTTCTGTCGTACGGATCCACTCATGTGCGCACACATGTAGACATCTATCCGGAGGCAGGTATCTCCAATCTGGAAGAAGTCAAAAAAGCACTCACCACTTATCAGAACCTCGTCTCCCATGAGATCGTTGCGTTCCCGCAGCACGGACTGTTGCGCACGGGAGCAAAAGGCTTGCTGCGTGAGGCGTTGGCACAAGGAGCGACACATGTCGGGGGTGTAGACCCTGCAATGGTGGATGGAGATATTGAGGAATCTCTGCATCAAATGATGGAGCTGGCAGTGGAAGCCAATGCGGGAGTAGACCTGCACCTGCACGATCCAGGGCATCTGGGAACCTTCACCATGAAGCGCTTGGCTGCCATGACGATAGACGCAGGGTGGCAAGGACGAGTGGCGATCAGCCATGCGTTTGCACTCGGCGACATTCCAGCACCAGAAGCAGAAGAAATGGCGACGATCCTGCGTGAAGCAGGCATTACGATCATCACGAGTGTTCCGTACAGCCGTGTCATTCCACCGGTTCCTTTGCTGCACCAAAACGGTGTAGACGTAGCTGTGGGTTGCGACAACATCTTCGACACCTGGCAGCCGTACGGAAATGGAGACGTACTGGAGCGTTTGTGGAGATTGGCTGAGCGTTCCCGCTGGTTGGATGAGCTGTCTCTTTCCCAGTCGCTGCGTTTTATTACCGGAGGAAAAACGACGCTGGATGTGAATGGTACCCAGCTGTGGCCAGCAGTAGGTACAGACGCCAGCCTTGTACTGGTAGAGGCGAGCTGCACAGCAGAAGCTGTGGCGAGACGTGCGGATCGCAAAGCTGTATTCTTCCGTGGCAACTTGGCAGCAGGAAAGCTGGAAGAAGTGATCGCTGAGGAGGCTTGA
- the nikB gene encoding nickel ABC transporter permease: MLVYLIRRLLQMIPVLLGVILVVFLIMQMVPGDPAVLLAGEGASAETIANIRTQLGLDQPVMVQYFHYVTDVATGDLGTSMRSNLPVFDEIMARLPATIELALASIFVTIVLGMIAGIISATKQYSAADITIMIVALLGVSLPSFWLGLSLIYYFSVKLHLLPVAGWGTWKHVILPAITLGTGGAAIVARMTRSSMLDVVRQDYIRTAKAKGLREQVIIYKHALKNALIPIITVVGLQFGYLLGGTVLVESVFAINGLGRLIVDAIRMRDLPVVQGGVLIASIIFVFVNLLVDLLYRYFNKRIDLN; the protein is encoded by the coding sequence ATGTTAGTCTACCTAATTCGTCGCTTGCTGCAGATGATTCCCGTCCTGCTCGGTGTCATTTTGGTCGTATTTCTCATTATGCAAATGGTTCCGGGTGACCCTGCTGTTCTGCTCGCTGGTGAAGGTGCTTCAGCAGAAACCATCGCCAATATTCGTACACAGCTCGGCTTGGATCAACCTGTCATGGTCCAGTATTTCCATTATGTAACGGATGTTGCTACGGGTGATCTGGGCACGTCCATGCGCTCGAATCTGCCCGTGTTCGATGAGATTATGGCTCGTCTGCCTGCTACCATCGAGCTTGCCCTCGCCAGTATTTTTGTCACGATCGTACTCGGCATGATCGCTGGTATCATTTCCGCTACCAAGCAGTACTCTGCCGCTGACATTACTATCATGATCGTCGCTTTGCTCGGGGTATCCTTGCCCAGCTTCTGGTTAGGTCTGAGCCTGATCTACTACTTCTCTGTCAAGCTTCATCTCTTGCCTGTAGCTGGTTGGGGTACGTGGAAGCACGTCATTTTGCCAGCCATCACACTGGGTACGGGTGGCGCTGCGATTGTCGCACGGATGACTCGCTCCAGCATGCTCGATGTCGTACGTCAGGACTACATCCGCACTGCCAAGGCAAAAGGGCTGCGTGAACAAGTAATCATCTACAAGCACGCACTGAAAAACGCGCTGATCCCGATCATCACTGTCGTTGGTCTACAATTCGGTTACCTGCTGGGCGGTACCGTCCTCGTTGAATCCGTCTTTGCCATCAATGGTCTGGGTCGTCTGATTGTCGATGCCATCCGCATGCGTGACTTGCCTGTTGTCCAAGGCGGAGTACTCATCGCCTCTATTATTTTCGTTTTCGTAAACTTGCTCGTCGATTTGTTGTATCGCTATTTCAATAAACGAATTGACTTGAACTAA
- a CDS encoding amidohydrolase, translated as MPSPYWIINARLECGYEREQGTISATQTELCDLLIENGKISRIVPSSEILEDGLPKKDARGLLILPSMAEKHIHLEKTYYGGPWKATTPVKNLFERHEEDKGLLPKYLQQSRQGAENILSLLVETGVTHVRTHCHVDPQVGLGFLEGMLGAFETFSGRLSHEIVAFPHYGMLRTNAAGSVREALRQGATHVGGVDPGGVDGNIEKSLHTMIELAVEADADIDMHLHDPGHLGLFTIRRLAALTEEAGWQGRVTVSHAMGLGEVSVDEAQDMAQQLASLGISVASTVPINRPTIPIPLLHKAGVAVMLGNDSLTDNWTPFGSGDLLEKAGRLAERFRLIDERSLSVALGYVTEGRIPLDDEGNRIWPLVGDEASLMAVEASCSAEAVARRAQRRVVLYQGNRVSGTW; from the coding sequence ATGCCGTCCCCGTACTGGATCATCAATGCTCGCCTGGAGTGCGGATATGAACGGGAGCAAGGTACGATCAGCGCTACCCAGACAGAGCTATGCGATTTGCTGATTGAAAATGGAAAGATCAGCCGGATTGTTCCTTCAAGCGAGATTCTGGAAGACGGTCTCCCGAAGAAGGATGCCCGAGGGCTGCTCATTTTGCCGTCTATGGCAGAAAAGCACATCCATCTGGAAAAGACCTACTATGGTGGACCGTGGAAGGCGACTACACCGGTAAAAAACTTGTTTGAACGGCACGAAGAAGACAAGGGATTGTTACCCAAATATTTGCAGCAATCGCGACAGGGGGCGGAAAACATCCTGTCCTTGCTGGTGGAAACAGGAGTCACCCACGTACGAACGCATTGCCACGTAGACCCGCAAGTGGGACTTGGCTTTCTGGAGGGAATGCTCGGGGCTTTTGAGACGTTTTCTGGACGACTGTCTCACGAAATCGTCGCGTTTCCTCACTACGGCATGCTTCGTACAAATGCGGCCGGCAGTGTAAGAGAAGCGCTGCGTCAAGGGGCTACGCACGTGGGTGGCGTCGATCCTGGCGGGGTTGACGGAAATATAGAGAAATCGCTGCACACGATGATAGAACTGGCTGTCGAAGCAGATGCGGATATCGACATGCATCTGCATGACCCGGGTCATCTCGGTTTATTCACGATCAGGCGACTAGCGGCGTTGACGGAAGAAGCAGGCTGGCAAGGTCGCGTCACGGTCAGTCACGCAATGGGACTGGGAGAGGTGTCGGTAGATGAGGCGCAGGATATGGCACAGCAGCTAGCGTCACTCGGCATTTCTGTTGCTTCTACCGTCCCCATCAACCGTCCGACGATCCCCATTCCTTTGCTCCATAAGGCTGGTGTCGCCGTCATGCTGGGTAACGACAGCCTGACAGACAATTGGACGCCGTTTGGATCTGGGGACTTGCTTGAAAAAGCAGGACGACTCGCGGAGCGCTTTCGTCTGATCGACGAACGGTCATTATCAGTCGCGCTCGGATACGTCACAGAAGGACGTATCCCGCTCGATGATGAAGGCAATCGGATTTGGCCGTTGGTAGGAGATGAGGCCAGCTTGATGGCGGTCGAGGCTTCGTGCTCGGCAGAAGCGGTAGCGAGACGCGCTCAGCGTAGGGTCGTGTTGTATCAAGGCAACCGAGTATCCGGAACGTGGTAG